Proteins found in one Vigna radiata var. radiata cultivar VC1973A unplaced genomic scaffold, Vradiata_ver6 scaffold_83, whole genome shotgun sequence genomic segment:
- the LOC106754002 gene encoding aspartyl protease family protein 2 — MEGKKKTTNGLLFLSLALALSLSAAATLPFQLQTQTLTLHSLPNPPTLSWPEAEALAEPDPEDALSLNLHHIDALSSDKTPEQLFHLRLKRDAKRVESLLTLAALNSSHARRSGSGFSSSIISGLAQGSGEYFTRIGVGTPARYVYMVLDTGSDVVWLQCAPCRKCYSQTDPVFDPRKSRTYAGIPCGAPLCRRLDSPGCNKNKVCQYQVSYGDGSFTFGDFSTETLTFRKTRVTRVALGCGHDNEGLFIGAAGLLGLGRGRLSFPVQTGRRFNQKFSYCLVDRSASAKPSSVVFGNSAVSRTARFTPLLKNPKLDTFYYVELLGISVGGTPVRGLSASLFRLDSAGNGGVIIDSGTSVTRLTRPAYIALRDAFRVGASRLKRAPEFSLFDTCFDLSGLTEVKVPTVVLHFRGADVSLPATNYLIPVDNSGSFCFAFAGTMSGLSIIGNIQQQGFRVSYDLAGSRVGFAPRGCV, encoded by the coding sequence AtggaagggaagaagaaaaccacaaaTGGCCTTCTCTTCCTGTCTCTCGCCCTCGCCCTCTCTCTCTCGGCCGCCGCAACCCTCCCATTCCAACTCCAAACCCAAACTTTAACTCTCCACTCCCTCCCCAACCCACCCACCCTCTCATGGCCCGAAGCCGAAGCCCTTGCAGAACCCGACCCGGAAGATGCTCTCTCCCTTAACCTGCACCACATAGATGCACTCTCCTCCGATAAAACCCCGGAGCAGCTCTTCCACCTCAGGCTCAAACGCGACGCCAAAAGAGTCGAATCCCTACTCACACTCGCAGCCCTCAACAGCAGCCACGCGCGCAGATCCGGCTCTGGTTTCAGCAGCTCCATCATATCCGGTCTAGCACAAGGAAGCGGCGAGTACTTCACCCGCATAGGCGTGGGTACTCCCGCTAGGTACGTCTACATGGTCTTGGACACCGGAAGTGACGTCGTTTGGCTCCAATGCGCACCCTGCCGCAAATGCTATTCCCAAACCGACCCTGTTTTTGACCCCAGGAAATCCCGAACTTACGCCGGAATCCCCTGTGGAGCCCCTCTCTGCCGCAGGTTAGACTCTCCGGGCTGTAACAAGAACAAGGTTTGCCAGTACCAGGTTTCCTACGGCGACGGTTCCTTCACATTTGGAGATTTTTCCACCGAGACACTGACGTTTCGAAAGACAAGAGTCACCCGCGTCGCGCTAGGCTGTGGCCACGACAACGAAGGACTCTTCATAGGCGCTGCTGGTTTATTGGGTCTGGGCCGGGGCAGGTTATCTTTTCCTGTACAGACAGGACGCCGGTTCAACCAGAAGTTCTCTTACTGCCTCGTGGACCGTTCAGCCTCGGCCAAACCATCCTCTGTTGTCTTTGGAAATTCCGCTGTTTCCCGAACTGCGCGGTTCACTCCTCTCCTCAAGAACCCCAAGCTCGATACCTTCTACTACGTGGAGCTCCTCGGGATCAGTGTTGGTGGCACGCCGGTGCGCGGCTTATCTGCCTCGCTATTCCGCTTAGACTCCGCCGGGAACGGCGGAGTCATCATCGACTCGGGCACATCCGTCACCCGCTTGACCCGACCCGCTTACATTGCTCTCCGGGACGCGTTCCGCGTGGGAGCCTCGCGCCTGAAGCGAGCACCGGAGTTCTCCCTCTTCGACACGTGTTTCGATCTGTCTGGGCTCACAGAAGTGAAAGTGCCGACTGTGGTGCTGCATTTCCGCGGTGCCGACGTGTCACTACCGGCGACGAATTACTTGATTCCAGTGGATAATAGCGGGAGCTTCTGCTTCGCTTTTGCGGGAACCATGAGCGGTTTGTCCATAATTGGTAACATACAGCAACAAGGATTCCGGGTATCATACGACCTGGCGGGTTCTCGGGTCGGGTTTGCTCCGAGAGGTTGCGTTTGA